In Lachnospiraceae bacterium, the DNA window ACCCGGTGAAGAAAAAGGTGTTTTATATTGCCAATAATGGCTCTTATATCGGCTGTTATGGCAGAAGCCTGTATGTATATCCCATTGACCGCCAGATCATGAAACGTCTGATCTTAGCTGTGCGCCAGATTCCAGGACTTTCCATGGTGTATGCGGCAGCAGACGGGGATTATACAGAGTCCAAAAATGAGGCGCTGTGTAACTGGCTGGTGGAAAGCTATAAATTTAATCTTCGCAGGGTAGATGATCTGTTAGAGGTTGCAGAGGACTGCACCAAGCTTTCTATTTATAAAGACAGCGGTGTGGAAGCGGCTGCAAGGTCTCTTGTAGAAGAGTTTAAGGATATTTTACAGATTTCATGTGCCGGGGATATGTGGCTTGACTGTATGGCAAAAGATGTAAATAAGGGGCATGCAGTAAAGGTGATCCAGGACAGTCTGGGGATAAAACCAGAAGAGACCATGGCTTTTGGTGATCAGTTAAATGATGTGGAAATGTTAAAGCAGGCTTATTACAGCTTTGCAGTGGCAAATGCCAGGGATGAAGTGAAAAAAGCAGCCAGATTTCAGGCTGATAGCAATGTAAATAATGGGGTTTTAAAAATTTTACAGAAGCTGCTGTAAAAAGGAGTTAAGGATTGCAGAGTAATAAATACAGGATGAGACGGGGCACATTGCTGGCCGTGAGTATGCTTCTGTTTTGCA includes these proteins:
- a CDS encoding Cof-type HAD-IIB family hydrolase: MIKLVVTDVDGTLVEDGSPNIDPELFETILKLREKGIQFAVASGRPWASVERTFDPVKKKVFYIANNGSYIGCYGRSLYVYPIDRQIMKRLILAVRQIPGLSMVYAAADGDYTESKNEALCNWLVESYKFNLRRVDDLLEVAEDCTKLSIYKDSGVEAAARSLVEEFKDILQISCAGDMWLDCMAKDVNKGHAVKVIQDSLGIKPEETMAFGDQLNDVEMLKQAYYSFAVANARDEVKKAARFQADSNVNNGVLKILQKLL